The sequence CAGGATGATGTTGTGGTGGCGCAGGTCCAGCGGCGCGTAGCCCTCGTCCCGGAACCCGAAATACACCACCACCAGGCCCATGCTCTGAGCGGCGGCCCTTACACGCAGGTCACTGTTGACCCGCCGGGCCGCTGCAGGCAGCCGCTTGAGGTAGGTGTTGGCCCAGTCGCCGTTGCTGACCACGATGTCGGCGTGCAGTTCCTCGCCGCCCTCCAGCCGCACGCCCTGCGCCGCTGGCCTCCCCAGCAGGCCGGGCCGGGGCATGGTCAGAATCTCCTCTACCCCCGCGCCGTAGCGAATCTGCCCGCCCAGCTCCTCGTATTTGCGGACCAGCGCCCGCACCAGCGCCCCGGTGCCGCCCATGGCGTAGTGAATGCCCCAGGTTTTCTCGACAAAGTGAATCATGGCGTAGATAGCGGGTACGCTAAGGGGATTGCCGCCCACCAGCAACGTCTCGAAGGAAAACACCTGCCGCATCTTGTCGCTGGCGAAATACTTGGAGGTAAAGCCGAACAGCGTGCGGACCGCGTCCAGCCGCAGCAGGTCGGGCACCACCGCCAGCATCGTCTGGGGATCGCCAAAGTGGGTGTAGCCCAGTTCCAGAAAGCCCCGCTCGAAAATGGCGCGGGCGTCGCGGTTGAATTCCTCGTAGCCCTCAAGGTCTTCGGGGGCCAGCTCGGCAATCTGCTGGCGGGTATGCTCCGGGTCGCCGTCGTAGTCGAAATAGGTGCCGTCGTCGAAATAGATACGGTAAAAAGGCAGAATCGGCACCAGCTGCACGTAGTCGCTCGTGCGTGGGCCACCGCTGACGCCCTCACGCACCCGCTCGCCGCTCAGGGTGGACGGCGGATAGTCGGCGGCGTCCAGGGCAGCCTGGTCACGCTCCAGCGCGAACAGCTCCTCGATAAAGTGCGGCACCGTCAGCACGGTGGGGCCCATATCGAACACGTAGCCGTCGGGCGTGCGCTTCTGGTAGGCGCGGCCACCGGGAGCGTCCAGCCGCTCCAGAATCCGGGTGTCGAAGCCCAGGCTTTGCAGGCGAATGCCCAGGCTCAGCCCTCCGATGCCCGAACCGATAATCAGGGCCGTCTTGCGGAGAGGGGCGGTGCGGGAAGAAATATGGGAAGAAGTCATGGCACCTCAGGCAGGGAAAGTTAGGGTGGGGAAAGTCGGAGTGGGAACAGTCAGGGGAGCCGACCGTGCGAGATTCAGAGCGAAGAGCCGGCGCCGCATTTTCGGCCAGCGCCGGAGCGGCAAACTGCGCTTTCACGCAGAACAGCGCGGGCGGTGAGCCGCAGCTTGCGCCCCCGGCTCACCACCGCCCGCCCGCTGAGGTTGTCGTAGCCCCGGCGCTCCAGCTCGTCCAGAATGCTTTCGTACAGGTCAGCGGCCACCGCCACGGCCCAGCGGCCACGGCCATGCAGCTGTGTCAGGCCGGCGCGGCCGTAAGCGTAGTCGGCACGGGCACGCTCGCCCAGGTGCGCCATCAGGGCGCGGTACTGCGGCGTGACCCGGCCAGCAGCGATATCGCTTTCGCGCACGCCGAAGCGCTCCATCAGGTCGCAGGGCAGGTACAGCCGGCCCCGGCGCCAGTCCTCACCTACGTCGCGCAGGATGTTGGTCAGCTGCATGGCCCGCCCCAGCCGCAGCGCCCGCTGCACCGTCTGCGCCCCACCCGAGTAGCCGCTGATAGGCGCAATCATCAGGCCAATGACCCCGCCCACGCAGTAGCAGTAGTGGTTCAGTTCTTCCA is a genomic window of Deinococcus proteolyticus MRP containing:
- the crtI gene encoding phytoene desaturase family protein; this translates as MTSSHISSRTAPLRKTALIIGSGIGGLSLGIRLQSLGFDTRILERLDAPGGRAYQKRTPDGYVFDMGPTVLTVPHFIEELFALERDQAALDAADYPPSTLSGERVREGVSGGPRTSDYVQLVPILPFYRIYFDDGTYFDYDGDPEHTRQQIAELAPEDLEGYEEFNRDARAIFERGFLELGYTHFGDPQTMLAVVPDLLRLDAVRTLFGFTSKYFASDKMRQVFSFETLLVGGNPLSVPAIYAMIHFVEKTWGIHYAMGGTGALVRALVRKYEELGGQIRYGAGVEEILTMPRPGLLGRPAAQGVRLEGGEELHADIVVSNGDWANTYLKRLPAAARRVNSDLRVRAAAQSMGLVVVYFGFRDEGYAPLDLRHHNIILGPRYEELLGEIFSGGVLGEDFSQYLHIPTLTDPSLAPAGHHAAYTLIPVPNKSGRGAALNWENEGPELVKRVMEFLEERGYIPHLAERLTHLEWITPDYFDQTLDSFVGNAFGPEPKLIQSAYFRPHNRSEDVAGLYMVGASAQPGGGTPSVMMSAKMTARLIAEDFGIHPEIAAGVPAGYPTE
- a CDS encoding phytoene/squalene synthase family protein produces the protein MTSRHSQTFYLGSLFFPAAQRPAVWAVYAACREVDDLVDEPGHDPAAAVEAWWARVQAAFAGQATPGDLVSEGLAWAAGRYPLDLGAFADLRAGMEMDLRMDSVGSRYASLEELNHYCYCVGGVIGLMIAPISGYSGGAQTVQRALRLGRAMQLTNILRDVGEDWRRGRLYLPCDLMERFGVRESDIAAGRVTPQYRALMAHLGERARADYAYGRAGLTQLHGRGRWAVAVAADLYESILDELERRGYDNLSGRAVVSRGRKLRLTARAVLRESAVCRSGAGRKCGAGSSL